In Pseudoalteromonas sp. '520P1 No. 423', the following proteins share a genomic window:
- a CDS encoding benzoate/H(+) symporter BenE family transporter — protein sequence MQKIQNILNWSTPGFVAVLIGMTSSIALIYQMVINLGGDSTIVSSWLLVLGLAMGITSIGLSIYYKVPLLIAWSTPGAALLITSTQGFNINEAIGAFIVCAVLIFISGISGVFEKIINKIPQPIANAMLGGILVNFGIEVFNLFEHNFLIIASMLVSYLMAKAFLPRFAMLIVLITGASAAYFGNLVNLSDFQWQMSQFKYTSPDFNLTAIISISLPLFIVTMASQNVPGIAVLYAHGYQPKISPIISITGFTNILIAPFGGYAINLAAITAAICMSEEVDPNKNKRYWSAVFAGIFYIIMGLFAASLINIFDALPTALILALAGIALFSTIAGSLKQALSQPSLSEATIITFLVTASDLVLFNIGSALWGIIAGVITLMIQNSANKKTSKTEE from the coding sequence ATGCAAAAAATTCAAAACATTTTAAACTGGTCTACCCCTGGGTTTGTTGCCGTATTAATTGGCATGACTAGCTCTATTGCTCTTATTTATCAAATGGTTATTAATTTAGGTGGTGACTCTACAATCGTATCTAGTTGGCTTTTAGTACTAGGTTTAGCTATGGGCATTACTTCTATAGGGCTATCTATTTATTATAAAGTGCCTCTTTTGATTGCTTGGTCAACACCTGGGGCTGCTTTACTCATAACAAGTACGCAAGGTTTTAATATCAATGAAGCCATAGGTGCATTTATTGTGTGTGCCGTACTTATTTTTATCTCAGGCATAAGTGGCGTATTTGAAAAAATAATCAACAAAATTCCACAACCCATTGCCAATGCAATGCTTGGAGGCATTCTTGTCAATTTTGGTATTGAAGTATTTAATTTGTTTGAACACAACTTTTTAATAATTGCCTCAATGTTAGTGAGTTATCTAATGGCCAAAGCCTTTCTGCCTAGATTCGCCATGTTGATAGTATTAATAACAGGTGCAAGCGCTGCATATTTTGGTAATTTAGTTAACTTAAGTGATTTTCAGTGGCAAATGAGCCAATTTAAATACACGTCACCTGATTTCAACCTTACAGCTATTATCAGTATTTCATTACCTTTATTTATTGTCACTATGGCGTCTCAAAATGTGCCAGGTATTGCAGTTTTATACGCTCATGGTTATCAACCTAAGATTTCACCTATTATTAGCATTACAGGTTTTACCAATATATTAATTGCGCCTTTTGGTGGTTATGCAATTAATTTAGCCGCGATCACGGCTGCAATTTGCATGAGTGAAGAGGTAGATCCGAATAAAAATAAACGATATTGGTCTGCAGTATTTGCCGGAATATTTTACATTATCATGGGGTTATTCGCTGCCAGCTTAATAAATATATTTGATGCCCTGCCTACGGCATTAATTTTAGCTTTAGCCGGAATCGCTTTATTTTCTACGATTGCAGGGAGTTTAAAGCAAGCTTTATCACAACCTAGCTTATCAGAAGCAACTATCATTACATTTTTAGTGACTGCATCTGATTTAGTGCTATTTAACATAGGCTCTGCTTTATGGGGAATTATTGCTGGGGTCATCACTTTAATGATTCAAAACAGCGCAAATAAGAAAACCTCAAAAACAGAAGAATAG
- a CDS encoding helix-turn-helix domain-containing protein, which yields MSETKIITDVNVHLAKNLKYARAQKGWSLDTCAKNTGVSKAMLGQIEREESSPTISKLWQIASGFELPLSYFLTEQILFDSVSEALISEAENPKSISIKTVFEFDEVSKMETFEITLNRQHEHMSEPHNKNVFEHIIVLQGEMAFYIDGHWKALKAGDSTKFSGNQIHGYRNLHKTAAIFHNIICYL from the coding sequence ATGTCTGAGACTAAAATTATTACTGATGTAAATGTACATTTAGCTAAAAACCTTAAATATGCCAGAGCTCAAAAAGGATGGAGTTTAGATACCTGCGCTAAAAATACAGGCGTATCAAAAGCCATGTTAGGGCAAATCGAACGTGAGGAGTCGAGTCCTACAATCTCTAAGCTATGGCAAATCGCCAGCGGATTTGAATTACCCCTATCTTATTTTTTGACTGAACAAATTTTGTTTGACTCAGTATCTGAAGCTTTAATTTCTGAAGCTGAGAACCCTAAAAGCATCAGCATAAAAACAGTATTTGAATTTGATGAAGTATCAAAAATGGAAACTTTTGAGATTACCTTAAATCGGCAGCATGAGCATATGTCTGAGCCACACAATAAAAATGTATTTGAGCATATTATAGTGCTTCAAGGAGAAATGGCTTTTTACATTGATGGTCACTGGAAAGCACTAAAAGCGGGAGATAGTACTAAGTTTAGTGGCAACCAAATACATGGCTATCGAAACTTACATAAAACAGCTGCTATTTTTCATAATATTATTTGTTATTTATAA
- a CDS encoding helix-turn-helix domain-containing protein codes for MITPLPNNSVKGSTSGIAIMALFDLLGRKWNMRIMWELRNKSLSFRALQEQCGGMSPSVLNTRIKQLTTAKLVASEPSGYKLTTLGVSLMQTLDPLRDWSRQWEKECQ; via the coding sequence ATGATAACTCCATTACCAAATAATTCAGTTAAAGGTTCAACATCAGGAATTGCTATCATGGCTCTTTTTGATCTTCTAGGCAGAAAATGGAATATGAGAATTATGTGGGAGTTACGTAATAAATCATTAAGCTTTAGAGCGCTACAAGAACAATGTGGAGGAATGTCCCCATCTGTACTAAACACGAGAATAAAGCAACTTACAACAGCAAAGTTGGTTGCTTCAGAACCATCAGGTTATAAGCTAACCACTTTGGGTGTATCTCTTATGCAAACGTTAGATCCTCTGAGAGACTGGTCCAGACAGTGGGAAAAAGAGTGCCAATAA
- a CDS encoding YciI family protein, with translation MFLVDMIFTDMNKITASLTSKHKHYLEQEYQSNKLMFGGRKVPRNGGIIISKHESRELLESILKSDPFIINGAATYTITEFIPVMASKDYEDIIA, from the coding sequence ATGTTTTTAGTAGATATGATTTTTACGGATATGAATAAAATAACAGCTAGCTTAACGAGTAAACATAAACATTATCTTGAACAAGAATATCAATCTAATAAATTAATGTTTGGTGGTCGTAAAGTGCCAAGAAATGGAGGGATTATAATATCGAAGCACGAAAGTAGGGAGTTACTTGAGTCAATCCTAAAATCAGATCCTTTCATAATTAATGGTGCTGCAACTTATACTATTACAGAATTTATTCCTGTAATGGCTTCAAAAGATTATGAAGATATAATAGCTTAA
- a CDS encoding sulfatase-like hydrolase/transferase: MDINLTKMIKHWIITLTLFLCFLPATSLASNNKKSPNIIFIVADYMGYADTEPYGATDIKTPSLNALASQGIKFTNHYAAASSCIPSRASLMSGKYPSKVLQPFEHKKGRGLHSKNNNLLKGLKSNGYKTALIGKWHLGQEENFSPNDHGFDYFLGFNAWTLGYHNHLTSDGEPGLYRNKELVNESGYLTDIFTNEAVQFIDNNNKEPFFLYLSYNAGLPPYQKPDLEKSKWDTGWDANKASRSDYVSMIESMDFGIGKVLNKLKTLNLDDNTLVIFTYDHGGRHLVDSGPLFHGFGTLWEGGIRVPLIMRWPNKLKINNIFQIPTIAMDLTATMLDASQSTYVATSLDGTSLLEITAQPDNYVDRSLYFKGRKMKAVRKQNWKYIVDGYSQLLFNLETDISEKQNIFHKQIKKANQLKQELENWEKSLESY; this comes from the coding sequence ATGGATATTAACCTCACAAAAATGATTAAACATTGGATCATCACTTTAACGTTATTTTTATGCTTCTTACCTGCAACATCGCTGGCAAGCAATAATAAAAAATCGCCTAATATTATATTTATTGTTGCTGACTATATGGGATATGCCGATACAGAACCTTATGGTGCAACTGATATAAAAACCCCCTCACTCAATGCATTAGCTTCTCAGGGTATTAAATTTACCAATCATTATGCCGCAGCTTCATCTTGCATACCTTCTCGTGCCTCGTTAATGAGTGGGAAATATCCCTCGAAAGTATTACAGCCTTTTGAGCATAAAAAAGGCAGAGGTTTACACTCAAAAAATAACAATTTACTTAAAGGTTTAAAATCTAATGGCTATAAAACAGCTCTAATTGGTAAGTGGCACCTTGGACAAGAAGAAAATTTCAGTCCTAATGATCATGGTTTTGATTATTTTTTAGGATTTAACGCTTGGACATTAGGCTACCATAATCATTTAACTTCTGACGGTGAACCTGGCTTATATCGAAATAAAGAGCTTGTAAATGAATCTGGCTATCTCACGGATATTTTTACAAATGAAGCAGTACAATTTATTGATAATAATAACAAAGAGCCATTTTTCCTTTATCTTTCATATAATGCTGGATTACCGCCATATCAAAAGCCGGATCTGGAAAAGTCTAAATGGGATACCGGGTGGGATGCAAATAAAGCCAGCCGTTCCGATTATGTTTCCATGATTGAAAGCATGGATTTTGGCATTGGTAAGGTGTTAAACAAGTTAAAAACATTAAATCTTGATGACAATACCCTAGTCATATTTACTTATGATCATGGTGGTCGACACCTTGTTGATTCGGGCCCTTTGTTTCATGGCTTCGGCACTTTGTGGGAGGGGGGCATACGTGTTCCACTCATAATGCGCTGGCCAAATAAATTAAAAATAAATAATATTTTTCAAATCCCTACAATAGCCATGGATCTAACTGCAACTATGCTAGATGCTTCACAGAGTACATATGTTGCGACTTCCTTAGATGGCACCAGTTTACTCGAAATCACTGCACAGCCAGACAATTATGTTGATCGTAGTTTATATTTCAAAGGTCGAAAAATGAAAGCTGTTCGTAAACAAAACTGGAAATATATTGTTGATGGATACTCTCAACTACTTTTTAACTTAGAGACTGATATCAGTGAAAAACAAAACATTTTTCATAAACAGATCAAAAAAGCGAATCAACTTAAGCAAGAACTTGAAAACTGGGAAAAGAGTTTAGAATCCTATTAA
- a CDS encoding transposase — translation MPRKVRFYAAGIPSHIVQRGNNKQACFFCDDDYGFYIKALSEALIEYKVKLHAFVLMTNHVHLLMTPSDHEGISKVMQSVGRKYVRYINGIYNRTGTLWEGRHKASLIDSERYLLICQRYIELNPVRAKMVDSPEEYTWSSYQHNGVGKTLQCITPHDEYLKLGQSQQSRLNNYRELFTQQISSEQLHHIRECLIHNYPFGDEEFKTQIEQTLEMKIGQLKQGRPINIDNKPVN, via the coding sequence ATGCCAAGGAAAGTAAGATTCTACGCCGCAGGGATCCCTAGTCATATTGTACAGCGTGGCAATAATAAACAAGCCTGCTTTTTTTGTGATGACGATTATGGCTTTTACATAAAGGCGTTAAGCGAAGCTTTAATTGAATATAAGGTAAAACTTCATGCCTTTGTTTTAATGACCAATCACGTTCACCTATTAATGACACCTAGCGATCATGAAGGCATTTCAAAAGTGATGCAAAGTGTTGGACGTAAATATGTTAGATATATAAATGGTATTTATAATCGCACTGGGACTTTATGGGAAGGTAGACATAAAGCAAGTCTTATAGATAGTGAACGCTACCTTCTAATTTGCCAGCGATATATAGAACTTAATCCGGTCAGAGCTAAAATGGTAGATTCACCAGAGGAATATACTTGGTCTAGCTATCAGCATAATGGCGTAGGAAAAACACTTCAATGCATCACACCTCACGACGAATATTTAAAGTTAGGGCAATCTCAACAAAGTCGATTAAATAATTATCGTGAATTATTTACTCAGCAGATTTCTTCAGAACAACTTCATCATATAAGGGAGTGTTTAATACATAATTATCCGTTTGGTGATGAAGAATTTAAAACGCAAATAGAGCAAACATTAGAAATGAAAATTGGTCAATTAAAGCAAGGTCGACCAATTAATATTGATAATAAACCGGTTAATTGA
- a CDS encoding glutamine synthetase family protein, with product MLEPRMVKTVVDAKKIVEQRGLSYIKVGLFDIDGVMRGKYMSKEKFFSSLECGFAFCDVVLGWDANDQLYDNTAYTGWHTGYPDAQVEIIPSSCRELPLEDNMLLFIAQFSDAAASICPKNVLNRVISQAEEMGFIASAAFEYEFFMFDETPESIREKNFKNLKPLTPGNFGYSVLRNSTNADIYQQILQLGEAMDFPIEGLHAETGPGVLEAAINHDIAENSADKAALFKTFIKVWAQQNHLMATFMAKWSNKLPGQSGHIHISLKNLAGDSVFYDESKAFNMSELQSYFLAGQQKYMPEFLVMISPTVNSYSRMVPGLWAPLDATWGVENRTTALRLIPGTAKSQRIEYRLGAADANPYIALAAALGSGLLGIKEKLALKAQVEGNAYEQTHHESLTLPQSLSEAAKKLKNSQAANKLFGKEFVEHFAQTRLWEEREYRKHVSDWELERYFEII from the coding sequence ATGTTAGAACCAAGAATGGTAAAAACAGTTGTTGATGCAAAAAAGATTGTTGAACAACGTGGCTTGTCTTATATCAAGGTTGGGTTATTTGATATTGATGGTGTAATGCGCGGAAAGTACATGAGTAAAGAAAAGTTCTTTTCATCTTTAGAGTGTGGTTTTGCATTTTGTGATGTAGTTTTAGGCTGGGATGCTAACGATCAGCTTTATGATAATACCGCTTATACAGGTTGGCATACTGGTTACCCTGATGCACAAGTTGAAATTATTCCGAGTTCTTGCCGTGAACTGCCTCTTGAAGATAATATGCTGTTATTTATTGCACAATTTAGTGACGCTGCAGCGAGTATATGCCCTAAAAACGTATTAAATCGTGTGATATCTCAAGCAGAAGAAATGGGCTTTATCGCGAGTGCTGCTTTTGAATATGAATTTTTCATGTTTGATGAAACACCTGAGTCTATTCGAGAAAAAAACTTCAAAAATTTAAAACCTTTAACACCTGGAAATTTCGGCTACTCCGTTTTAAGAAATAGCACCAACGCAGATATTTATCAGCAAATTTTACAATTAGGAGAAGCGATGGATTTTCCTATTGAGGGATTACATGCTGAAACTGGACCCGGAGTATTAGAGGCTGCTATTAATCATGATATTGCTGAAAATTCCGCAGATAAAGCGGCATTATTTAAAACATTTATTAAAGTTTGGGCGCAGCAAAACCACTTAATGGCGACCTTTATGGCCAAGTGGTCAAATAAATTGCCAGGGCAAAGTGGTCATATTCATATCTCTTTAAAAAACTTAGCTGGCGATTCTGTTTTTTATGATGAATCTAAAGCATTTAATATGAGTGAGTTACAAAGTTATTTTTTAGCCGGCCAACAAAAGTATATGCCTGAATTTTTAGTCATGATTTCACCTACTGTTAATAGTTATAGCCGAATGGTTCCTGGACTTTGGGCACCCTTAGATGCTACTTGGGGTGTCGAAAATCGTACCACGGCACTACGTTTAATACCTGGTACAGCAAAGTCTCAAAGAATTGAATATCGACTCGGCGCTGCAGATGCAAATCCTTATATTGCTTTGGCTGCGGCTTTAGGCTCTGGCTTATTGGGCATTAAAGAAAAGTTAGCGCTCAAAGCACAAGTTGAAGGCAACGCGTATGAGCAAACACATCATGAGTCTTTAACATTACCACAGTCTTTAAGTGAGGCGGCAAAGAAACTCAAAAATTCACAAGCTGCAAATAAACTATTTGGTAAAGAATTTGTTGAGCACTTTGCTCAAACAAGATTATGGGAAGAAAGAGAGTATCGTAAACATGTTTCTGACTGGGAACTCGAGCGATACTTTGAAATTATCTGA
- a CDS encoding aldehyde dehydrogenase family protein, with the protein MLLNTDEDLQVTRTPIDNSIYVERVLANSQNISQTLKLAKSAQLKWKKTTLNQRKKMCLAMVNAFIENSDEIALQLSYMMGRPIKYALSEVLGMAQRARHMINIAKDSLKTIKVSSNKNITSYIKREPLGIVFVIAPWNYPYLTAINSIIPAIMAGNTVILKHSSQTPLCAEQFEKAFEQANFPKGVFQYLHLSHGNTEVIIKQNKVDYVSFTGSVAGGKAIENACNGHFMGLGLELGGKDPAYVCDDADLKHAVETCIDGAFFNSGQSCCGIERIYVAEQIFDEFVEQATELVKQYKLGSPLDVDTTLGPMVNSKPADFVREQIHHAVIAGAKTHITSEDFPLDKEGSAYLAPQILTNVDHSMDIMTKESFGPVVGIMKVRSDKQAIELMNDSEFGLTASVFTKDTDRAITIGEQLEAGTFFMNRCDYLDPSLAWTGVKNSGRGCTLSTLGYGVLTRPKSFHLKTKI; encoded by the coding sequence ATGTTGTTAAACACAGATGAAGATCTTCAAGTTACACGTACGCCAATTGATAACTCTATTTATGTCGAGCGTGTTTTAGCTAATTCACAAAACATTAGTCAAACACTTAAACTTGCCAAATCAGCGCAATTAAAGTGGAAAAAAACAACTTTAAACCAACGTAAAAAAATGTGCCTTGCTATGGTGAATGCTTTTATTGAAAATAGCGATGAAATTGCATTACAGCTAAGTTATATGATGGGTCGCCCAATCAAATATGCGTTAAGTGAAGTTTTAGGTATGGCCCAGCGTGCTCGTCATATGATCAATATTGCAAAAGACAGTTTAAAAACGATTAAGGTTTCATCAAATAAAAATATAACAAGCTATATAAAGCGAGAGCCATTAGGCATTGTATTTGTAATAGCGCCATGGAATTATCCATATTTAACAGCTATTAATAGCATTATTCCTGCGATAATGGCGGGAAATACCGTGATATTAAAACACTCCTCACAAACACCTTTATGTGCTGAGCAATTTGAAAAAGCATTTGAACAAGCAAATTTCCCCAAAGGTGTATTTCAATATTTACACTTAAGTCATGGTAATACTGAAGTCATTATTAAACAAAACAAAGTCGATTATGTTTCTTTTACAGGTTCAGTGGCGGGTGGCAAGGCAATTGAAAATGCCTGTAATGGTCATTTTATGGGATTAGGGTTAGAGCTTGGCGGTAAAGATCCAGCTTATGTATGTGATGATGCTGACCTTAAACATGCGGTTGAGACTTGTATAGATGGTGCCTTTTTTAATTCAGGGCAATCATGTTGTGGCATTGAGCGAATATATGTTGCTGAGCAGATATTTGATGAATTTGTTGAACAGGCAACTGAGCTAGTTAAACAATATAAGTTAGGTTCACCGCTTGATGTAGATACAACACTTGGGCCTATGGTGAATTCAAAGCCTGCAGACTTTGTTCGTGAACAAATACACCATGCAGTAATAGCTGGCGCTAAGACTCATATTACCTCAGAAGATTTTCCATTAGATAAAGAAGGTAGTGCTTACTTAGCACCGCAAATATTAACGAATGTCGATCATTCAATGGATATTATGACTAAAGAAAGTTTTGGTCCGGTAGTTGGTATAATGAAAGTCCGTAGTGATAAACAAGCTATTGAGTTAATGAATGATTCTGAATTTGGATTAACAGCATCTGTATTTACGAAAGATACTGATCGCGCTATCACCATAGGCGAACAGCTAGAAGCGGGCACTTTTTTTATGAATCGCTGTGATTATCTTGACCCTTCACTTGCATGGACTGGCGTTAAAAACTCAGGCAGAGGCTGTACTTTATCGACTTTAGGTTATGGTGTATTAACCCGGCCAAAATCATTTCACTTAAAAACTAAAATTTAA
- a CDS encoding iron-containing alcohol dehydrogenase, with the protein MKLDHLKADWNYPTNIKQGVGRIVELPNLCKDLGMKKPLVITDPFLAGQPMVAKVLSNFCDQDMKVDVFSNIVGNPTEQNVKDGVVAFNNGNHDGVIALGGGSAIDAAKSVALMIGQTLPLWSFEDKADNWIRVNTINMAPVIAVPTTSGTGSEVGRASVITDVEAKIKRLIFHPNMLPSIVILDPELTLDLPAHLTAATGMDAFSHALEAYCAPSYHPMAQGIALEAIRLLKGSLLKATLDGKNLEARAQCMVASTMGATAFQRGLGAMHALAHSLGALYNCHHGLLNAILMPYVLKANRSEIEGRIRRLTRYVGLKDACFDSFIAWVITFRQQLSIPHTLSDIDITAKDACLIGKMAFNDPCAAGNPIQFSEKQYSDIFINALNGEI; encoded by the coding sequence ATGAAGCTTGATCATTTAAAGGCAGATTGGAATTACCCTACTAATATAAAGCAAGGAGTAGGGCGAATAGTTGAATTACCTAATCTATGTAAAGATTTAGGCATGAAAAAACCATTAGTTATTACAGATCCTTTTTTAGCTGGGCAGCCTATGGTGGCTAAGGTTTTGAGCAATTTTTGTGATCAGGATATGAAAGTCGATGTTTTTAGTAACATAGTGGGTAACCCAACCGAACAAAATGTAAAAGATGGTGTAGTCGCATTCAATAATGGTAATCATGATGGTGTGATTGCTTTAGGTGGCGGCTCTGCTATAGATGCCGCAAAGTCAGTTGCTTTAATGATTGGGCAAACATTGCCATTATGGAGTTTTGAAGATAAAGCAGATAATTGGATTCGCGTAAATACAATAAATATGGCACCTGTCATTGCTGTGCCTACAACATCCGGTACCGGCTCTGAAGTAGGTCGCGCTTCTGTGATCACAGATGTTGAAGCAAAAATAAAACGTCTTATTTTTCATCCAAATATGTTACCCAGTATTGTGATTTTAGATCCCGAGCTTACCTTAGATTTACCTGCACATTTAACGGCGGCAACCGGCATGGATGCCTTTTCACATGCATTAGAAGCTTATTGTGCGCCTAGTTATCATCCAATGGCGCAAGGTATTGCATTAGAAGCTATTAGGTTACTCAAAGGTAGTTTATTAAAAGCAACACTCGACGGGAAAAACTTAGAAGCCAGAGCACAGTGTATGGTGGCATCAACTATGGGCGCTACTGCATTTCAGAGAGGTTTAGGCGCGATGCATGCTTTAGCACATTCTTTAGGCGCACTTTATAATTGTCATCATGGACTATTGAATGCCATATTGATGCCATATGTATTAAAAGCCAATAGGTCTGAAATAGAAGGCAGAATAAGACGGTTAACACGCTATGTAGGATTAAAAGATGCGTGTTTCGACAGCTTTATCGCTTGGGTGATCACATTTCGCCAACAACTTAGCATTCCACACACACTCAGTGATATCGACATCACAGCCAAAGATGCTTGTTTAATTGGCAAAATGGCATTTAATGATCCTTGTGCTGCTGGCAATCCAATTCAATTTAGTGAAAAACAATATAGTGACATCTTTATCAATGCTTTAAATGGTGAAATATAA
- a CDS encoding gamma-glutamyl-gamma-aminobutyrate hydrolase family protein (Members of this family of hydrolases with an active site Cys residue belong to MEROPS family C26.), giving the protein MKLGILICDHVQTHLQSEFGDYQDMFISTINKANCDIKNLKLSFYDVESGQYPTDINDCDVYMSTGSQYSVYENQAWITQLLAFIQSLYIAKKPFVGICFGHQLIAQALGGLVEKSVKGWGVGVTTSKVIKKQSWMKPDLNSVNLIVSHQDQVIKLPKDTEVLMGNQFCPYYMIQIDKHILGIQGHPEFSRNYSKALMLSRKDRIPKQVLDKGVVSLNKIPDDLIIMQWLLCFFNRQWPVKL; this is encoded by the coding sequence ATGAAATTAGGTATTTTGATTTGTGATCACGTGCAAACACATTTGCAATCAGAGTTTGGTGATTACCAAGATATGTTTATTAGCACAATAAATAAAGCCAACTGTGATATTAAAAACCTAAAACTGTCATTTTATGATGTAGAAAGCGGGCAATACCCAACTGATATAAATGATTGCGATGTTTATATGAGCACAGGCAGTCAATATAGTGTTTATGAAAATCAAGCATGGATCACACAATTACTCGCATTCATACAATCTTTGTATATCGCTAAAAAGCCCTTTGTTGGTATTTGTTTTGGCCATCAATTAATAGCACAGGCTTTAGGTGGATTAGTTGAAAAATCGGTTAAAGGTTGGGGAGTTGGTGTAACCACTTCAAAAGTAATAAAAAAACAATCTTGGATGAAACCTGATTTAAACTCAGTCAATTTAATCGTAAGCCATCAAGACCAAGTCATCAAACTGCCAAAAGACACTGAGGTATTGATGGGTAATCAATTTTGCCCTTATTACATGATTCAAATTGATAAACATATTTTAGGTATACAAGGCCACCCAGAATTTAGCCGTAATTATTCAAAGGCTTTAATGCTTTCACGAAAAGATAGGATCCCAAAACAGGTGTTAGATAAAGGGGTTGTATCGTTAAATAAAATTCCTGATGACTTAATAATAATGCAGTGGCTTTTGTGTTTTTTTAATAGACAATGGCCAGTAAAGCTATAA
- a CDS encoding thioredoxin family protein, whose product MLLIIALLSSSSLSIEKQTFKDDPSLRLNKTLHLAKKEKKLVLIIFGSDWCKDCISFKAKISNDKTKEIIDNNFIVMNVDTGMWNKNMDFTNSFNNPIDSGIPSIAIINFNKSILYVSNKGEFASASTLDDIIIYKKIKNILFNLDL is encoded by the coding sequence ATGTTACTAATAATAGCACTGCTAAGCTCTTCTTCACTTTCTATTGAAAAACAAACTTTCAAAGATGACCCTTCACTTAGATTGAATAAAACTTTACACCTAGCTAAAAAAGAGAAGAAATTGGTACTAATCATATTTGGCTCTGATTGGTGTAAAGATTGCATCAGCTTTAAAGCTAAGATCTCGAATGATAAAACTAAAGAAATAATTGATAACAATTTTATTGTAATGAATGTTGATACAGGAATGTGGAATAAGAATATGGATTTCACTAATTCATTTAATAATCCTATAGATAGTGGTATTCCATCTATCGCAATTATTAATTTCAATAAATCAATTCTTTATGTGAGTAACAAAGGCGAGTTTGCATCCGCATCAACTCTAGATGACATAATTATATACAAGAAAATCAAAAACATTTTATTTAACCTTGATTTATAG